One region of Molothrus aeneus isolate 106 chromosome 1, BPBGC_Maene_1.0, whole genome shotgun sequence genomic DNA includes:
- the ATXN1 gene encoding ataxin-1, with amino-acid sequence MKSSQERSNECLPPKKREIPATSLPSEVKPVLPNENHRADNLAWLPSTPSGQGCLGGRHRPGGTSSVEAGLQQGLHKSLSAGMDYSPPSAPRSVPASTTLPTVYSPALSQSGTPVSPVQYTHLQHTFQFVGPQYSGSYTGFIPSQLISPTANSATGAVAAATAVATTPSQRSQLEAYSTLLASMSGLSQQGHKVEPHLVRTPGLIAAGSPPPTQQNQYVHISSSSQSTVRNVSPPTIPVPLHPHQTVIPHTLTLGPSSQVVVQYTDSGGHFVTRDAPKKPESSRLQAMQAKEVLNGEIEKSRRYGISPSADMGLVKAGNKPAPHHYETRHVVVHSSPAEYGVRDSSGVRASVMVVPNSSTPTADMEVQQAANRETSPSALNDKGSLHLGKPTHRSYALSPQQALGHEGVKAVATLSPHTVIQTTHSASEQLPVGLPATAFYTGTQPPVIGYLSGQQQAIGYPGSLPQHLVIPGTQSLLIPVGSADVEPSGVTPAIVTSSPQFAAVPHTFVTTAVPKSENFSAEPLTTQPAYQATMVQAQIHLPVVQSIASPAAAPPTLPPYFMKGSIIQLANGELKKVEDLKTEDFIQSAEISNDLKIDSSTVERIEDSHSPGIAVIQFAVGEHRAQVSVEVLVEYPFFVFGQGWSSCCPERTNQLFDLPCSKLSVGDVCISLTLKNLKNGSIKKGQPMDSASILLKHSKNDSLAGSRHRYAEQENGINQGSAQMLAENGELKFPDKIGLPAAPLLTKTEPSKPPATRKRRWSAPETRKLEKSEEEPPLTLPKPSFIPQEVKICIEGRSNVGK; translated from the exons ATGAAATCCAGCCAAGAGCGGAGCAATGAATGCCTGCCACCTAAGAAGCGAGAAatccctgccaccagcctgcCTTCAGAGGTGAAGCCGGTCCTGCCAAACGAAAACCACCGTGCAGATAACCTGGCATGGCTCCCCAGCACACCCAgtggccagggctgcctggggggCCGGCACCGGCCCGGGGGCACCTCCTCGGTGGAGGCAGGCTTGCAGCAGGGTTTGCACAAGTCACTGTCTGCAGGGATGGACTATTCCCCGCCGAGCGCACCCAGGTCCGTTCCGGCCTCTACCACTCTTCCCACGGTGTACTCACCTGCCCTCTCCCAGTCAGGGACCCCCGTTTCCCCTGTGCAGTACACTCACCTGCAGCACACCTTCCAGTTTGTCGGGCCCCAGTACAGTGGATCGTACACCGGATTCATCCCCTCGCAGCTGATCTCCCCAACGGCCAATTCTGCGACCGGCGCCGTGGCGGCGGCCACCGCCGTTGCAACCACTCCATCCCAGCGCTCCCAGCTGGAGGCTTATTCCACTTTGCTGGCCAGCATGAGCGGCTTAAGCCAGCAGGGGCACAAAGTTGAGCCGCACCTGGTCAGGACGCCTGGACTGATCGCTGCTGGGTCTCCTCCGCCCACCCAGCAGAACCAGTACGTCCACAtttccagctcttcccagagcACTGTCAGAAATGTCTCTCCTCCAACCATCCCAGTCCCCCTGCACCCACATCAGACAGTGATCCCGCACACCCTCACCCTTGGCCCTTCCTCCCAAGTGGTGGTGCAGTACACTGACTCGGGGGGCCACTTTGTCACCAGGGATGCCCCCAAGAAACCTGAGAGCAGCCGGCTGCAGGCGATGCAGGCCAAGGAGGTACTGAACGGCGAGATAGAGAAGAGCCGGAGGTACGGCATTTCGCCTTCTGCCGACATGGGTCTAGTCAAAGCAGGCAATAAACCAGCTCCCCATCACTATGAGACCAGGCACGTGGTGGTCCACTCGAGCCCCGCCGAGTACGGCGTGCGGGATTCCTCAGGTGTCCGAGCCTCTGTCATGGTGGTCCCCAACAGCAGCACGCCCACGGCAGACATGGAGGTGCAGCAGGCTGCCAACCGTGAGACCTCTCCTTCAGCCCTCAACGACAAGGGAAGTTTGCACTTAGGAAAGCCAACCCACCGGTCCTATGCCTTGTCTCCGCAGCAGGCTCTGGGCCATGAGGGGGTGAAGGCGGTGGCCACGCTGTCCCCTCACACCGTCATTCAGACCACCCACAGCGCCTCCGAGCAGCTCCCTGTGGGGCTGCCGGCGACAGCTTTCTACACCGGCACCCAGCCGCCGGTGATCGGCTACCTGAGCGGCCAGCAGCAAGCCATCGGCTACCCCGGCAGCCTGCCGCAGCACCTGGTGATCCCGGGCACACAGTCCCTGCTGATTCCAGTTGGCAGCGCGGACGTCGAGCCATCGGGAGTCACGCCCGCGATCGTCACGTCGTCTCCTCAGTTTGCAGCAGTGCCTCACACGTTCGTCACCACCGCCGTCCCCAAGAGCGAGAACTTCAGCGCGGAGCCCCTCACCACCCAGCCTGCCTACCAGGCCACCATGGTGCAGGCGCAGATCCACCTGCCCGTGGTGCAGTCCATCGCCTCCCCTGCCGCCGCGCCCCCCACGCTGCCCCCTTACTTCATGAAGGGGTCGATCATCCAGCTGGCCAACGGGGAGCTGAAGAAAGTGGAGGACTTGAAAACAGAAGACTTCATTCAGAGCGCGGAAATCAGCAATGACCTGAAAATAGACTCCAGCACTGTGGAGAGGATCGAAGACAGCCATAGCCCAGGCATCGCTGTCATACAGTTTGCCGTGGGGGAGCATCGAGCACAG GTCAGCGTGGAAGTCTTGGTAGAATACCCTTTTTTTGTATTTGGACAAGGCTGGTCATCGTGCTGCCCTGAAAGAACCAACCAGCTCTTTGATTTGCCATGCTCCAAACTCTCAGTGGGGGACGTCTGCATATCGCTCACACTCAAGAACCTGAAGAACGGCTCTATTAAAAAGGGCCAGCCCATGGACTCAGCTAGTATCTTACTGAAGCATTCAAAGAATGACAGTCTAGCTGGAAGTAGACACAGGTATGCGGAGCAGGAAAACGGGATTAATCAGGGAAGCGCACAGATGTTAGCTGAGAATGGTGAACTGAAGTTTCCGGACAAAATAGGATTGCCTGCAGCACCTTTGCTCACCAAAACAGAACCCAGCAAGCCCCCAGCAACAAGGAAGAGGAGGTGGTCAGCCCCCGAAACACGAAAACTAGAGAAATCAGAAGAGGAGCCACCTTTGACTCTTCCCAAGCCTTCTTTTATTCCTCAGGAGGTTAAGATTTGCATTGAAGGTCGATCCAATGTAGGAAAGTAA